A window of Verrucomicrobiota bacterium genomic DNA:
CATCGAGACACCCGGTTTCTCCGGTTGGTCAATCAAGGACGGCGTCCATCATGTGCATCCGCCAGCGCGAATTCTAGAGCGGATGGTCGCACTCAGAGTTCAGATTGACGACTGCGACCCCGACAGTGGCCCGTTGCGGGTCCTCCCCGGCTCGCATCGTCATGGCAAACTGGAGTCGGACGAAATCGAGCGCTGGAAGCAGATGGTGGCTGAAGTTGGTTGCCACGTGAATTCTGGCGGCGTTCTCTTAATGCGGCCGCTGCTGCTGCATGCATCATCTCTCGCTCGATCGCCCTCACATCGCCGAGTGATACACATTGAATATGCTTGCGAAGCATTAACGGAAGGACTTCGTTGGCACGTGCAAAGCACCCAACTAACTTTTGCCTCCTGATCTCACAATCCTGCTTCAACATGAAAGCCATCCAGCTTGAGCAGCCTCAATTGTTTCGCCGGATCAATATTGCTGAGCCGTCTGCGCCCGGCGCGGGCGAAGCACTGGCGCGTGTCCATCGCATCGGAATCTGCGGCACGGATTACGGTGGTTACCTCGGCAAGATGCCGTTCTTTTCCTACCCGCGCATTCCCGGTCACGAACTCGGCGTCGAGGTGCTCGACCTTGGCGCGGGTGTGAC
This region includes:
- a CDS encoding phytanoyl-CoA dioxygenase family protein; the encoded protein is MNYSLSNDGFEIVENVLTSVQLESLRDAMARLPQRYRGGARNLLSESPVVAELVVTGSIKALADSALGSAAFPVRGLFFDKTPDSNWRVPWHQDTTIAVAERIETPGFSGWSIKDGVHHVHPPARILERMVALRVQIDDCDPDSGPLRVLPGSHRHGKLESDEIERWKQMVAEVGCHVNSGGVLLMRPLLLHASSLARSPSHRRVIHIEYACEALTEGLRWHVQSTQLTFAS